The DNA sequence gagtccggactttggtcttatttttgttgaactcggacttggctcggactcggcacccccggacttggactcgaacaaaaggactcggacttggctcggactcggatacaaatggactcggctcggctcggactcggacaagctggactcgggtacaagtctgccaCTGACATATAGCTATGATATTAGTAGTTAACTTTTTAGCTACAGTAGTTAACCCCTTAGCTTAGCTTTTAACtgcgtttttttttaaagacagttcttgttagaCACTTTGTACTTTTAGACAAAGTACAAACTCTTTCATGCGTCAAGATATGTCATGATTAAAATGCATCAATACTGATTTATCGCTTGATTGAAATTTATGTACAATATCATGCATTTTGCGAGATGTTTATAGTACCGGTACAGTATAACAGATGAATCGTGAACATAATTATcatgaaataatttattgttgtgatGTATTAAAATAACAACATTAATGTTGTGTTTTAGTTTCCATTTTACATAATACGTACATTTTATGCACATAAATTTTGATCAAGGTTCTTCGTTTCATTTATAATagtattattacatgtattattcatTTAATCACTCAACATATTGAGCAAAATATTATAGTAATCTATTAAATTAGGCTTGTACTTTCGGGTTTCAGCACTTTCATGAAGTTCATTCAAAATAAGAGTTTATACGTCGTCAAAATATTAATAAGGGTTGTTGTTTGTTTACACGGTCAAAAGCAGATCGGGGAAATGCCACCTCCTCTATAAAAAAAAAGGGGACATGTTTGTTCTACGATTTTGACTCGCATATTTGCACAGTTTCTGAATCTGAGGGGACCCCCGAATGATTAAAAGGGTCGTATTTGCCGTAAAATTTGGATCCGCCCCTTGTTACAGACGTGGGCCTACTCACTCAGACCAACGTGCAACTTAACCGTCGTACTGTGTTTACTAAATCCCTTGCCTCAACTGTGATAAATCATATATTGGAGAAACATCGAGACTTTTTGGTACCCGACTCAAAGAACACAAAACAGAAGCTGATCATAAAGCTTCAAAGAAAGCATTCACCAGAGCGCAAAGACAGGTCCCGGGGACAGGTCTCCGTTACGGGGAGAATATATCTGCTAGACCACGTAGCTGAACAAAACCATGAAATCGGATGGGAGGAagacagagaacagaacagaaagagGAGACACATacaagaagccatctggataagaaagaggggcacaaaacactcaacagagacgtggagaactactttcttccgcatatTTACGACCAAGTCCTAACAGCGCCATCTATAAGCCTGCTCTAACATCGGAAGCAACCGACgatgtgcaggaattggtcagtcaatttcaAAAAGTGCTAAGTCTTAGTTTTGGTTTGTATAAAAGAACTTTGAAATATCGGTTCCTAAACTGTTTTTATATGCATTGGGCCATGTGAAATGGTTATCACGAAAAGGAATGCTGAAGTGTCGATGAAGTGTTGAGTGCCCTCAAAAGCGCgagaaaaatttgatattttacctgAAAGTtggcgtaagaaaggctctacaagCATCTCAACTGTATATGTTAAGCACGGATTTtcaattgtcactgcacggatttttaatctcactgcacgaacgtgccaggaagcacgttaaaatagcccctgatcaGTTGGGATCCGTTCACTGCCACCAATAAACACAAGATTGAAATGGTCCAGCGACGAGCAGCACGCTTCATCACTAACACTTATAGCTGGGACAATACAACTTCTGTCACCACCCTTCTTCAACAACTTGGCCTACCAACCCTGGAGGAAAGGAGATACATACAACGCCTCACCCCctgggggcacttccatgacagatatgcatcatgtgcctcgggatagaccccctttttcaaaccagcttgtacccaatgaccccctttaaaaaaattcatgtactcaatgacccccttttctatttcctgctatacccaatgaccacccttttaattcccaaatttaggtggtatttgtgttttcctccagaaataatgagatttttcacatttccaaggtggccaagttgtttttacgcagtttggcacttatttatgtgtacttaatgatactcttttggcaaaacctgtactcaatgactgactcccattttactttttgttaccccaatgaccatccttttttcaaagtttcataccgaatgaccccatttttattcaggttgtgtactgaatgaccccatatttttgtaattgtacatttgacctgaatgccccctacttttaacatggccgaggcacatccctgccatttcagatagggagtggcTCCCCCGGGGCCTCACCAACTTTCACAAGATTATCAACAGCCAGATCGATGTAAAATTACCTCCAGAAATAGTGACCagtaaacataggcgtagatccggggggaggggggatttatatattttaatacTTTACCAGGGGGGatgctccccagcaaacacaaaacgttttcgacatcattcgcaaaaggttagaaaagattgtcagaaaacgtttaaatggtaaaaacggttatataaagggtatattaagagtataaaacgttttcataaccttaaaaaaacatttttttgataatctactgctcagcaaacaaatatgttttacagaaaacgtttaaatgtcgggttatataaagggtataaaaacgttttaataacattccaaaaacattcttgaaaacttgatacaaaacattctaaacagaatgttattttggggttgaaaaatattttgcgaaaaatgtttgcctaaaatattttcaataacgttttaaaaacgttttcatgacctttatataacccgacatttaaatgttattaaaaggttttgaaaaaacattttaagaacatttctgtgtttgctgggttcaaatattttaacataatgttatttaagtattgacacaatatttggcaaaaatgtttgcaaaaatagtttacaataacattttttgaaaacatttaaaaatattgttgtagtgtgttttcatacaaaacgttatgaaacgttatcatgacctttatataacccgacattttaatgttattaaaacgtttttacctaaaccaaaagccaaaatataacttatttaaaacgtttttaaaacgtttttgtgtttgctgggtccatacaatcatccccccaatgttgacgcctgaatatgggtttctgatcaaattaacctcatatttgcccattttagccccaaaagtgcaaattttcgcgcgcttcgcgagcatttattccgcttttgcaccatatttcatcaatttagcttcaaaatagcaacatttgcgCGCATTTGcaccatgaacttattctgtcgccaaaaagtactgcattcattatatttccaaaaatttttctaaccccatccccccaatgtcaaaaagaaatctacgccactgccaggAAACCAGAAATCACAACTAGACGTTCAAAACCAAACTACCTTCAGGTACCCTTCACTAGCACCAAGACCCACAAGCACTCTTTCTTCATCCAGACCAGTCATGATTGGAACGATCTTCCGCAGCACATCACAAACATTGCCGAGactaaacaattgaatacatgaatacaaaagccacctaagtccatgcgaagttattttgaaagaaaaacctgtgtatcattttaattccttcagttagatttacctggtcaatatggtaagttttacgtgctaatgagtggattaacctgtattaggtatgacgattagcatttcagggacttcgtggggttcattttaaattttggactttggtttttgaatcatatacaaagacaacaatgttagaatgagattaccactagtaagataatacaaaataaagcacacaggtatgtataatgttgataagcattctgccatgtaatataaaccacacactttcctttattaaacccatttttgttcaaaagtcattctccagcaatgaatgtgttacaagtggacttttatacatactggatttcaatcaatgtgttacaagactcaaatcatggaattgggtgattctttcatacatgctatttttcacatgcccaatagacacagaggatgaatttgagttgttctttcatgcatataacaggcctatgtatagcaacaatttcccatgcttaactcaatttggccaaagtatggacttaggtggcttttgtattcatatattcaatttactGAAGCCCTTAGATCCTTCAAATGTCAATAATCTGCTCATCCACAAGTTCTTCCAAGCTGAGTGTTGTTCCAATAGGAGCTAATcagcattttatatcaatatcaagacctatattcgccgtagaagtgatgatgtaacaggattaagtaCCAAGGAatatgttaaaacaatttttgaatatatcgccctgcactacaagcaggttgcacgcaGGACCTATGTATATCTGCAattataaattgaatacaataccgctcttttcaaagatactaatcttacaggtgcgagtgagcaGCATGATATGAACattatttgtttacatttaatattattactcTGTTGAGCTACTAGTGTCACTTGTAATGTGGATGattgatgaaataaaatatgaatgaatgaatgaatatatagAATAACGATCCGGATACCACGGGAACGTACtactacggtgtctgatctccgccaaattcccccttttattatttattccccGATTTTTAATTAccccacccccttttttttttttgttgtaagtcaaaaaaggggaactattttaAAAAGGGGGAATGAATAAGAAAAGGGGGATTTGGCGGAGATCCAGGTACCACGGGAACGTATTACAGCAgtacgatatattcaaaaattgttttaaccttttgctatggtagttaatcctgttacatcttcacttctacggcgaattaaaccaaatctaatctgaaaatCTGGAGGAATTCGATCAAATTTAAGCAAGAGACAACAAAAAAACGAAAACGATCTTGATGGTGTTTAAACTAGTTTACATCGTGTAACGTTCATTtgtttttacgacatggcataactgggcattagcAGCAGAGAcaaaaatcatttagaagctgctaaCGGGGAAgaacccagaaagcgattaacctccctgctgaagctggccctcgatctaatggctgggaTTTTGGCaggaagagaattccataatCGGGCTGTAGATGgcagaaatgatctttcatggctgacaaggtttgatcttgggtctgggacttccactgctaggtcatgggatctcacagaccatcgcaacctggggtcatggacatggatgtctggcatcagctggcataataactcaggggcctccttgtagaacatacgatggaagagggtggctgctccaactgccctgcggtggctcaatggctgaatacgatTATCTTTATACTCATTCGTTGGCAAACCAATGACACGCTTTATAGCTCTATTTTGGATGGAGTCAAGCTGAGCTAGTGAGGTGCTGCTTgccattcaaaattcaaaaaatcgaCCTTCACATCATGAAATGGCCATAGTACATGTACATCGTGTGTGTGTTTATGGCGGCTGTCTTAAGTTTTTACGTCAGCTTTATAGTCGATCATGCATGCGATTTCAACAATTAAACATGGGTCAACGATATAGTTcgaatgttgaaatataattaatTTTAGCAATaccatataatttttttaatgtttacactGACGCCATATACAGAGTATCCCCCAAAACACCCacagaaccctcattgtgccctctttttctcctatttcataaaagttgatcaaacatattttggtatgtaaagaaaccgttAACtctaataaaccgaaacaaatacagggtgtcccagaatgatctgtaccgggaaagatggaattttttaggtatgaagggcatgttgaatggtcatattattttgcattttaagttctacatatatttagctttctcagattttttagattttaaaaattggacgtttctagtagaagttatagaagattgcgtaaaaatggtgaattctaagttttgacaacgcaacctattttgaaaatcggtaacattactaaccgttcagcacaaacttatttggaaaaagttatgcaggtattttagttgtgccctgttcatatttccactaaatagccgatatctatctattatttatgatgttacgaagcaatcattatatggaattaaggatttgtggcctaatcccattctctctttggcggtagttttaaatatagttattgtggtgtgaggtccatgtcatctGAAATGcctgcagagatcgaactggttgtggtacagaaaagacggctcctcaatttactgtaacAGCGTGGATTTCtctcaaaaacttactggcaaacgggcagctatgttgagacgcaaagaagattcattagacgatagtgtataacgtaaagaagtttgacgagcacggaactgtcaggaatcggctgagtgaagcttcaggtgctcgtaagactgtaagaactagagcgaacattgcagctgtccggcaagctttaaggcgcaaccccaacactagttgtcgtcgaaatgatgtgccaaacatcccatgttcttcatttaatcgtatcgtgccatttttcaaaggtatgcgagtcgtttttcatcgattttacattattgcatgccacgtcaaaacaaataaaggtagcgtgctgaaattaacagaataagtaggagacatgtccaacattataatgctggtatcaaaactCGATACattgcccgtcttctatttttagttatttttgcaaacacggtacaaatcattctgggacaccctgtatttcaatcgactcacaacttttgaagataggcccttttaaagaaatgtacccgtttttcactctgtccacggaggaggtttagctacttcaaagattgaaaaggagtactcGTACCATGCATGCACGAATATTAAAGATTTcttatgataactttataaaataactttatttagggaatgagcTTTAtcggtgggcttatgggctatggattttgttaagtgtcattaatttgtgggtgtgggatgggacttctttggCTATACTAGaagtttttcttggttatttgtgCCTTTCATAGTGCAggtatgtccacggcaaattcaccgtgacctttccagccataaacccgcttagtgaagattaaaccgagatatgcagtaaaccattatagtaattgaTTGTCCAatacaaatttattaccacgtgataatattaatccaatgagcgatcgaattgtccgctacggtcaactaatccaatcgataatgacgctattgacatgtacgggcggtgctccactgaccgagttttggggtatttttcaatggtttgctgtTATTTACTCATCAAGCCCCTCcctcccccgttattataaggactatgctaatgatataAAGATTGACatatagagaataaaccatacttgattgacagaaagtactaaatttgtacctattacggtttcgtgacacccctcatccaaatgcgaccaagccagggcggcccggtgaagcaaaatgtgcattggaattacatgggagtttggatataacggtaggatttctttctcatacaaatgtatggtcccccgttattaaagcttgtaccgggttgaaaattcagatattttgaaaagaataagtaattttAACATacagcaagtactaaaatcatagcttttatacttttcgatatatgatgctaactagttcacctcctatatctacaacacagcgctaccagtaggggtcaattgcctattgtgagtgcccctttgttgtgtgcatacatgtaggcaaaaataactgcatgatgattgttttattatgtttctcactttcttactttgttgtttcttgctttctttttatctACAACATGGTCCTAGCTCATAGACGTCGCTTTGGATTTTGGTCCGACCaaaaggaagaaatcaagtggtctgaggtctggtgatcgtgcaggccactccaaagCATGATCCATCCCAACCAATCTGTTTGCTATccttggacagagtgaaaaacgggtacattgctttaaaagggcatatcctcaaaagttatgagccgattgaaataattaattgttttggtttattaaagctaacgattaaaggtttctttacttacaaaaatatattttttttaaaaagggttcttttTTGCCCCGGGGGACCCACTCAGATATGTATGAGCTGCGCATCCGCTTTTAATAAACATGTGGAAACAGGATCGGATTTTCGCCATCGCACATCGTTTTGGGAATAAAGGGGTAAATTTTGCACTGTTTTGACATTAATGGTGTGTTTTTTGAACAACGCTCATCGCCATTTAGGCCTAGGGTAATGTTTATGGACCTTCTTAACATTGTCAATTTTGATGGATTTTCCGAGAGCGTTCTGCAATATCCGCCTCATGATTTTTATATCCTACACCACAAGACCTTGTGACTTTGTATAATCGTCGCTGTGCGGCGTGACTTATATAAAAGCTATTGTTGAGATTAATTTTTAGTTTACGCACTATGTTATGATATATATATTGAAAGTTCCACGTACTTTTAGGTTTTCCAGCAAGGGCCGTTTGGTCTAGTGGTTAGCTCTCTCGCCTCTCACGCAGCGCGTCGGGGTTCAACCCCTGACTATGTCAGTAATTTTTTCACAAGaagagctaaaaacgcacctcggCTCGGGAAAaattgcgtccaacgtccaggcagtgttgccgtcatattgtctgttttgcttACGATATTGACTGTTGCAGCATTGAATGACGTCGGCCACCGTCGTCTGGCAAAAATGATGCCTACcaaacctaatacccttgaacatagACGCCTGGCTATGCGCTCTGTAGCCAGGCGCACCTATAGGCCCTAACCCCAAACCACCCCTACTCACCACAGCCCAAAAAACATTTCACATCTGGATTATACCCAAAATAAGTAGTATTTGTGACAATTCGACCCGGCAATTCgcccactcgcctagcatcatgctagcgagtgttaaacactcgcctttaaaatctagacgacaaGGCCTGATATGGCGTCAGTGTAAACATTAAAACTTTATAATCATGGTATTGCTAAAATTATCGTTGATCAGATTCtccttgtgaaaaattaaaatagaTCATGCATGAGATCAACAATTAAACATGGGTCAACGAATTTTTTAATAATGAATTCTAGCAataccatataggcctatttttaatgTTTCCACTAAGACCATATAAATTGTGTGATGGTAAATTTATTATTGACACTCGAATGTATTGCACTATTATATTTGACAAAATTctcctggtgaaaaattataatACGTCGTAGATGTATGTGATTTCCGGGTCAACGATAGTTCGAATGTTCAAATATAATAAATTTTAGCAATACCATATACTTTTTTAATGTTTCCACTGAGGCTATATAATTTGTTTGATGGTCAATTTATTATTGCCACTCGAGtgaattgcacaattttattctTCGTTAATAAAATTCTCCTATAAaagcccgattgggcttaaacttagcACAGTAAAGGCCCAATCTACCGCGATCGCAACTTCAACTTCAAAATCTGAATAACAAGCTCATGCGCGTTTTGATGGTCAAAGCAGCGCTATTGAATCATGACACATAAAGTTTGCGTTATTGGTGCCGGCATCATTGGTCTCTCTACTGCCGTATGCATTATCGAGCAAATTCCCGATGTAGAAGTCACCATAATTGCCGACAAGTTTACACCCGAGACTACCGGGGACGGAGCAAACGGAGTATGGTCTCCAGTTCTCTCTGGTCAGACTTGCATAGACGTAATGAAGTAAGCGTGAATactattaaggggtggggtatgaacgtttggccagtatttattgtgggacattagagcacatcagacatatcgaattgcattctgaatacgaagaatgtccttctgatatcaaataattttgattttttgaaattcacaatgtaatacacattttatggcaaatgattacaaattgatatttgtgatatttaacagtactcgaagtaaactttatatgatttaaacttaaagtgtatgtagctgggatgaaaagccgacgatcaattgaaaattttgacctttcgtattgaagatattgattttttttccaaaaacaccaaatatgaaaggtcaaaatttgtaattgatcgtcggcttttcctcccagctacatacactttaagaatatgtcattagatttataaaatttactttaaaGCAGATACATATTTTTTACTTCTTCTTTTTGGGTGGGtggatcttttttttaaattattattattatttttttattttttattttattttaaagaggCAAGATTATAGCAGAAATCTCCGATAAGATTCGGTGTTTTGTCGATTCATTAACAGGCGTTGGGGCAGTGTGACTTGGGATCATTTGACTGGCTTGTTACATTCTGAAGACGCGGCACCTGCTGGTGTTAAGTTAGTTCTCGGTTACCATCTCTATACAAGCCAGAAAGAAGTAAGTACCGTTTATCAATTTAAATTATTATCTGTATAAATATGTGGTTTTACGCTACAATATCACACCGGCATAAATAAATATCTCTCTTATTTTCGCCTCTGTTATTATAACTCTTTGGTTTGTTAATTGTACTTCTGGCATTCTGAATGTAGCCGCTGTCTCTCTTATTTTCGCCTTTGTTGTCATAACTCTTTGGTTTGGTTTGTTAATTGTACTTCTGACATTCTGAATGTAGCCGCTGTCTCTCCTACATTCGCCTTTGTTGTCATAACTTTTTTGGTTTGGTTTGTTAATTGTACTTCTGACATTCTGAATATAGTCGCTGTCTCTCTTACTTTCGCCTTTGTTGTCATAACTCTTTGGTTTGTTAATTGTATTTCTGTTCTGAATGTAGTCGATGTCTCTCTTATTTTCGCCTTTGTTGTCATAACTCTTTGGTTTGGTTTGTTAATTGTACTTCTGACATTCTAAATGTAGTCGATGTCTCTCTTATTTTCGCCTTTGTTGTCATAACTCTTTGGTTTGGTTTTGTTAATTGTACTTCTGTTCTGAATGTAGTCGATGTCTCTCTTATGTTCGCCTTTGTTGTCATAACTCTTTGGTTTGGTTTGTTAATTGTACTTCTGTTCTGAATGTAGTGTCGATGTCTCTCTTATTTTCGCCTTTGTTATTATAACTCTTTGGTTTGTTAATTGTACTTCTGGCATTCTGAATGTAGCCGCTGTCTCTCTTATTTTCGCCTTTGTTGTCATAACTCTTTGGTTTGGTTTGTTAATTTTACTTCTGTTCTAAATGTAGTCTATGCCTCTCTTATTTTCGCCTTTGTTGTCATAACTCTTTGGTTTGGTTTGTTAATTGTACTTCTGACAAGGAACCTTATTGGAAAGACATTGTACTTGGATTTCGACGGATTTCAACGAAAGAAATACAAACGGTTTTCCCAGTAGATTGTGGATTCACGTGAGTATTTTGTATTAAAGCTATAATTATATCTTCGTGAAGATGACTTTCATGAAGCTGAATAATTTACATTCAAGTTAATTAGCGAGTAACGATTGACTTTTTTTTACCAATGAAGGACGTTTTTCATAGCGCATCAGAGTGCACTTTATCCTATTGGGAAAAACATTTAGTTGAAGTCCATCTTCAGGGACTTTTGGTATAAGATCCCGATCACTGAATAAAGCATTGTGAATGAAGCAGTGAATGAAGATCGTCTTCTTTAGTGGCGTGGTAGGACTGTTTGTCAGGGGCCATTAATTCGGCCCAATTTTACCGGGATGATATCTGCGTGAACATTTTCGGTTTCatactacactaagccaaaaaagaaacttgtagtttttcacaaggtcatatcttaaaatcctgtgcatcaaaatgagccaaaattacacacaggaccgggacacatgattacttcaatactctactctaaacaggCAATTGTCCAACTGTGTgtaaatcctgtgtgtaattttggttcattttgatgcacggGATTttcagatatgaccttgtgaaaaattactataagtttcttttttggcttagtgtatttagAGTAGCCtaaatgttgatataaataaGATCATTTACATAGTTTTATACCCAATTCCAGGTGTTTACAGAATTTGTGCATATCTAAACAGTACTCAGAATGAATATTTACGGTTTTATaagggcacggtggcgcagcggtacgggctctgccttgtaatcggtggattgcgagttcgagccccggcggtgccatcatgttgtgctcttgggcaaggcactttaccttacttgcttctctctacccaggggtgaaatggggagctgttatgaatattgtccattgagcgccgcctaaaggtatgagcatgccatgggcattgtatggcagctgacatattctaacgacagcggaataaatgtaaagcgcttttgtacatgtgcacatgtgaaaggcgctgtataaataccaacatttatttttttaaataattattttaacacaTCTTTTAATCACAGGCATGGCTTTTCTTTCAATACCATCGTCACAGAATGTTCCACGTATTTGCCTTGGCTGACAAAAAGGTAAAAGAAAATTATATTGTACTAAAGAAAGTTCATGGCATTATAGCAGCAAAATAATACTTCAAAAATGGCACGTTTCACTATGAagcatttggaaaaaaatattttaatcaatCTCTATAATCAGAGATTAGCCCGAAGAATTATTTTTCATAACTAAACgcttgtttatgcccgagggccgtTACATTTCAGAATATTTTGTGATTATTTATTATATGATCATCAAAATAATACCCAGTATTAAACGTCTATTTTGTTTTCCCTTGCCCCGCGATTTCACATACGGGCCACCGGGCATTACCTTgcttatgcccggctctcgaccaatcacgtgCGCTGTTATATATGATCCACTTGTATTGGACGATCCATGTCTGCTTTTCAATACATAAGGTTGCAAGTTATTCAATGGCTGATCTGGTCGAAGCTCACTCTCATATTTTTTTTACTCACAATGGTAAAATGAACAACGTTTTTCCAATTATGTTGAGTCTCTACATTGTTTTGGTTTTTACAGATTTCAACAAAAGGAGGTAAAATTCAGTGTCGTCGAATCTGTTCAATTGGAGAGGTAATCAGAACTAGTCTTCCTAATAACTTTCGTTTAATAAAAGGGACATTGCAAATTTGCAAAcaccaaatttgcaatccatCTAGCGCATACATTCGCAGTAATATGGTTCATTAATGTTTTGTGTTGTCGGATTATCGCGCAGTAAAATAACGTTTAGGCCAAAATAATGGGTTCGGTTGCGCATCGTCCATCATGTACGCTTTTACTGCCTCAGGCACATTATTTAGGTGTGAAGGATTACCCTTTATTTTTAAAGGCAATACACCTCATGAAACAAACCATCCTGGAATATTAAGAATGTTCTATCCTGCACTCATGCCCatttaaactttaatttttgcTTATCTATCTTGTTAAAGGTGGACAAGATCTTTGATGTTGTAGTGAATTGCTCTGGCGTCCATGCATATCATCTGGTAAACGACAAAGAGGTTACGGTTATAAAGGGGCAAATGGTTAAGGTATGTTTTAACAACAGCTGCAGAGCATGTGCA is a window from the Amphiura filiformis chromosome 12, Afil_fr2py, whole genome shotgun sequence genome containing:
- the LOC140166666 gene encoding D-aspartate oxidase-like, with the protein product MTHKVCVIGAGIIGLSTAVCIIEQIPDVEVTIIADKFTPETTGDGANGVWSPVLSGQTCIDVMKRWGSVTWDHLTGLLHSEDAAPAGVKLVLGYHLYTSQKEAWLFFQYHRHRMFHVFALADKKVDKIFDVVVNCSGVHAYHLVNDKEVTVIKGQMVKVRASWQKWYVSAKSKNGVVTNLTPKSDHVVLGSTRDFGNWDTDVCLDVSIDIYNRCCKLVPSLKNAEIIGGWSGLRPGRTSVRLARENMMFGLHILPVVHNYGHGGSGVTLHWGCAQDATELVRQCLQDLSNFPSKL